GTTATCTTTAAGATGGACTCTGGTaaggcctatgacaaaataaagtcATATTCTTGAGGGAGTAGCTGTCCTTCATCAGACAATCCATGAGCTCCACACTAAGAAACTCGATGGAGTTATCTTTAAGGTGGACTTTGGAAAGGCCTACGACAAAGTGGTATATTCTTCAACAAGCCCTTCGCATTAAAGGTTTTACGTCTCAATGGAGGCAACAAGTGGCTTCTTACGTTCATGGCGGGAGTGTTGCGGTCAAGGTCAATAATGACATTGATCATTATTTCCAGACCCAAAAGGGATTGAGGCAAGGTAACCCCATGTCTCCAATTTTATTTAATATTGTGGCGGACATTGTTAGAATAAATGCGAGGCGCTCCGTCAATCATCCAacgaccaagcaatcacacgagcacaacaccgagatttgttaacgaggttcaccgatatggctacatccccggggcctgactacgggcgctcctccccgtgacaccgtcacaataccgcacaccggccacccgggcgccggcacacaccGCCGGCTCCCCCTGCCTGCCTGTgatattatgttggcataggttacatcgtgtgtctaccctcgctatatatgagaggcctaggatacaagtgtcctactaggacacgatttcatatcctatctaaacacaatacaactacaagtccaactgtaacctaccttgtacactatattcgacacaactctaacaaactccaccttggcgaatattctccaccaccttgaatttgtccatgtctcaaactttcatgtacattggacttgagcttatcccatgagtaccgctgctactccaaagactccatatgactccacctgcaacttgtagtcccttcttttcttgaccacagtcaacactcgagtaaaattaagttccttgttactccaTTTGTGCTCCCAATttccagagtatccgtccaacgccatcacacactgatcactgacgtgcgtgaaagtgaacaactcacatattgggtgtcacacataagagttacctgaactcatcatcaccgctcctttcttgaccgcctgtctgaaacatgAACGagtttcaccgttgcttgtagtcatcccgagtcaaattcgcagttgtctcaccacatgtatgaccaccagagccttggcccgtctccatgccccgtgcgtaccgcacgcctcgccgctattaccgcgtcgagcctctgctgtcctgatcgagtctcaagggtcgtgaacccacaccactcaaccccactACAGAGTACCAccaatcatcaccgaccgatgacgagtttcacgttTCCATcaaaccactgggctccagtctgaattacgtgtcactcgcttttctccagttgaataggcttcgactccctatgcacttacgccgtagcccctcaatccagctccaccttcaacaagactccatggtagatgatcaatcCACCCCTGCGCCCCCGTTAACTTCAAGCTCACATGCATACgccatcttgaatcaaccccgcgccatagtctgtcgaagccacacaagccctcaggcctgcgccacgtgtttccacgcccagaagtcggtcaccaacggcatcacgctcctatgtcgtcgccGCCGATCTCACCACCGTCTTCTATACCAACCGACTTGCATCGATCCGTCAGACCGACAAGTCTGACCCAGCCGAACAtatccgactgcaaccatgctccaccctgcaCCATGACCCCTCGCACATATGTGCACGTCTTGGACGCCATGTGTATGCATGACCTTCAGGATGCACTTCTAGGCTCCTCTGAACCATATATGCACGTTGCCAATCTGCTAAACTCCTGGTAAAACACCGTACGCAATTAGCAATGCATCAGAAAACTGCTTCCATGGAAGCTCTCGTGACTGCACCAAGTGTGCCGCCACACCTCCCAATGCTCCTTTTTTTTAATCCAATTGCTGTCCATGCTAACGTCAATTACCATACTGATGCAGACTGCCCTTTTTTTCACAAACAAATCACATGCACGTAGCTACAGCTACACTGACGCACGCCCACTTGCTACGCTCTGCCCTGCATGCCCTCGCGCCAGCTCCAGTTAAGCATTGCGCCCGCGCACTTGGTCCCTGTTGCCTGCCGCTGCTAGACTGCACGCACGCCTACCTGGGCTTTGCTCCGTGCCACGATCGGTCTCGCCGTCTCAGCTAGACCCTAATCGACTAGAACACCAGCCACCGTCCTGAGCCGGACTCCGCTGCTGCACCCGATCCGCGTAGGCCTCGTACTTGTGCGTCCCGATCTCCCCGATCTGCTCATAGCTACTGTCATCGCTGTCTGCTTCAATTGCTTAGATTTCAGCGAAAAAGTACTGCTCTGAACTGCACCAGATTGATTTTCCGTCGACTACTCATAGCAATCCTGGGATCACCTCGCTGTCTCGACTATATCCAATCTGCTGATGAACTCCCTAGAGAGATCAACTTTTCGACACCATCCTCTAGATCAACACCGTCAACCTCTTGATCttgcaaccttgctcatgataccacttgttagaataaattcgaggcgctctgtcgatcatccgaggaccaagcaatcacacgagcacgacaccgacatttgttaacgaggttcaccgatatggctacatccccggggcctgactacgggcgctcctccccgtgacaccgtcacaatatcgcacaccggccacccgggcgccggcacacgccgccggctccccctcgtgcctgtgctattatgttggcataggttacatcgtgtgtctaccctcgctatatatgagaggcctaggatacaagtgtcctactaggacacgattccatatcctatctaaacacaatagaactacaagtccaactgtaacctaccttgtacactatattcgacacaactctaacagacATGTTGGCTATTCTCATAGCAAGGGCTGAAGAGTATGATCAGGTTGGGGGCCTTATTCCGcatctggttgatggaggtgtGTATATCCTCCAGCATGCGGATGACACGGTCATTTTTATGGAACTTGACCTTCAAAAGGTGATTAATATGAAGTTGATCTAGTGTGTTTTCAAATAACTTTCGAGTCTCAAAATTAATTTCCACAAAAGAGAGCTCTTCTATTTTGGTAAGGCCAAGAGGAGAGTCAGTACGGGCAACTGTTTGGCCGTGAGGTAGGATCCCTTCCGTTTATGTACCTCAGGACTCTTGTTCATTACCGTAAGCTCACCAACAAGGAATGGAAAATTAATGAAGACCGCTTCGAAAAGATGCTCAGCAGGCTGAAGAGTAAGCTTTTGTGATATGGAGGGAGACTTACCCTCAATAACACTGCCCTTTCTAGTCTACCGATGTTCGTGCTATGGTTTTTGAAATACCCAAAGGGGCGTTGAAAAGGCTAGACTTTTATCGATCTAGGTTCTTCTCACAATGCAAGGAGCAGAAACGGAAGTACAAACTTGCTAATGGGACATTTTGTGTAGGCCTAAGGATCAAGGTTGATTGGGCATTGAAACCCACTAACTCAAAACCAAGTGCTTACTCAGCAAATGGTTGTATAAGCTAGTTAAGAGGAAGGTGTGGCAAGAGTAGTTGCATAACAAATACCTGAATTCCAAAACATCACCCCAAGAAGATGCTAAGCCTACCAAGTCATCCTTTTTTAAGAGAGGTTCCTTTAAGGTTGGTGACGGCCAATTGCCGAGTTTTTGGGAAGACGGGTGGTTGGATGACACTCCATTAGCTCTACAATAATCGACCCTGTATAGTATTGTGTTAAGAAAAGAAGATTCGGCGGCTTCTATTCTTGGCGGATTCTGGACCTATTTTTTGCAGAAAACATATTTGGAAAACGTTCCAAGATCAAAGTTGTAATGACGTTTTTGCACAGGACGGTAGTTCTTACCAAAGATAACGTTGCTAAGCATAACTGGCATGGTAGACAAGAAAATCTTGTTTTTGTGATCAGGAgacaattcatcatttatttttgTTATGGATGTTTACTAATGGTATCTGGTGCACCAACTGGTATTCCAAATTTGTTTGGAAACTGGTTGGGTGGTTTTCACCATAAGCTGAAGGGCCAAAATTCGTGTGGGAGTTTGTGTCATTCCAGGGCAATATGGAATTGCCAGAgtgactgtgtgtgtgtgtgttttaacaGATCATCTACTCCTAATTTCTTGCACATTATCTACAGGGCTACGGCTTCAATCCTTATGTGGTCATCACTGCAGGATATGGATGCATGTGCGCTTATGCGGCCAGAGATAAGGACTAGTATGTGACAAACTGTACTTGGTACACACTTTTTCCATTGTGAAATACTACCAGATAAGGACTAGTATGTGACAAACTGTACTTGGTACACACTTTTTCCATTGTGAAATACtaccataatataagagcgtttttgacactacactagtgtaaaaaacactcttatattatgggacggagcaTGAGCGTACCCAGTGTGTGTGCAAGGTGTGCCGTGGCACACCCAGATATTTGAGAATTTTATTTTTTCGATAtagttttttttttaaatcaaaCAGCACAAGCCGAGCCCACTTCACATGAGCGGTTGAGCCCGCAAGAAGAGACAGCCAGGGTCAGGCACTGGGTAGCAGAGCAGCCTAAGGCCTTGCACAATGGCAGGTGCTCGGGgaagtgcttagaaaaataaatcggGTTTTTTGAAGCACCGGAgaaccggtgcctatttctatagaagagacgcctaattaagcgtctgccctgtacaaataagcattCATGCTTAAtgaaagcctggtttatttctccaagcaccttgcattgtacaaggcctaagagcATCTACGGCCGGAACATGCAAATCCGGGCCCCCAAACGCACGTGGACGCATCCGGTCGCGTTTGCGGACACTGACCGGTCAAGCCTCAAATTTCCTTATCTACATCCGAATACCTCATATTGGAAATCTTAAATCCAAATAAAAGTATGCAAAGAAAAACAATCTTACGTACTACGTAGATCAACTAGCCTAGTCCTCGTCGGAGATGTGCACCATCTCTGTGCCCGATCCCGGGTAAATGGGCGGAAGCCGCAACTCCGGCTCATGCGACTCCTCCGGCTCATGCGACTCCTCCGGCTCATGCgactcctccggctcctccgcgcCAACCACCGCATCCATCTCCGCTTAGACCTTGTTGAAGAGTGAGTCGGTCACCACCCGTTCCTGCCGGATGAACCGCCAgctggcctccacataggcctcatcttGGATGGACTCCAGGGTTTCCGGGCGATTCGGCATGGGACCCCGATGTCCGTTCGACTTGGCGGACATGCCTAGGTGGCACCATATCCATCCCATGTTTGGGATGCATATGAGGGGTGACGGTCAGCGCGGGCGTTTAGGACCCGTTTGAGGAGCCCGTCTGAGTCTAATTTTCGTGACCAGCTCGTCCGCCCAAACGTTTGAGGCGGGTTTGGGGCGTCTGGATGTAGATGCTCTAATCCATCCTACTGCGCTCGGGAGCTCGACTCCTTCCATcgggccgcgccgccgccagccgccagtCCACCACCAGCCACCAGGACGCGTTGCCGCTCGGACCCTCCTTGCCTCCTTCCAGGACGCAGCGACGCGCTGACGTTCACCTTCTTGATCGGAGCAAGCATGCGACGGTGCCTGCCTCCCATCTTTACTCCCAACCGCTGTAGCCGCTCCGGGTCCGGTCTCTGGAGTCCGGAAGAGCCACATGCTGCAACTGTTTAACTAGTGATGTAATTGTCTACTTGTGTTTCTTTCATATAAGACTATTTGTATTGTAATTGAGCATATGTGATATATATTTTGTGAACTAAGTTGGTGAGAGATTTGAATTGAGCTCTTTATGTTATTCTTTTGCAATATTTTGTATGCGACTTGGATTAGGTAGGAAAAAAATTAGAGTGTGCACACCCTTCATTTTATTCCTGGGTCCGCCACTGGGACGGAAGGAGTACCTATATTAACAACATTGGGAGAACTATACACAGTTAAAAAAGTGACGTTGTAATAATAGAAAACATGTGCTTGTACATGGAGTACATATGTGTTTTGAGTTAAGGTTACAAGGATATTACAGTGGCTTGTACAACCCATAAACAACAGTGTAAAAGACTAAATGTAAAAATGACTCCCTTAATCTAGGTGACAGTATGGCAGGTAGTATAAGTTCTGATTGGAGTACATAATGGAACCGTCCTAACTATTAGCCCGACATGACCACTAAACCAGAAAACTAGCAATTGGGTAAGCTCTGTAGTAGTACTAACCGAAGTGATAGCTAGTACCCTTTTACAGACTAGATAAATGATCCTAGAGCATGGGATTAGTAACCTTGCTTCTAATATACTCTAAACTTGAGCAAGGTGCTTTGTGGCTGCAAGTTGTGTTCACCATTTTTAGTCTTATGCTATGTGCTCCAATCTACTATAGAAGGCTAAAGAACTTCTTGCTCTCTGCCCGGATCTGAACTACTAATTTTATATATTGTGTGCCTTTCAAGGTGAATGGAGGGAAATCGCTGACTGGGTAACAGTTGACTTTACACCAGAGAGAGAAAAGCATATGCACACTAAGATCCATCTGCGGTAATTACATCACTAAGAACAAAAAACAGAACTCTTAGCTAAGGAAAGCCAATTTCAGTAGTGCTGTATCTGTTAAGCAAGGATATGAATATATGCATACAACCAATTTGCAAATCACTGAATTCCGATGCTTCCGGAGTTAGCTATGGCAAAAGTTAACAGTTCAGTGTTTGAGAACTAACCAAACTTCTCAGGTTGAAGAATGAACTGGACAACTGGTGTGTAGTAGTCGCCGTATATGATCCGCACATTGGGGTACTTGGGCCGGAGCTTCTCTAGTGCTCTCTTGAGATGTGCATTGTGCACCCATGAGAACGTGTTGTACTGACGGATGCACCCGCTCCGGGAGCCATACTCGTGGGCTGGCATATCGAGCATGTTCAAGTACACGGGAAAGCACCCAGTGGGCATCACCCCTGGCACAATAAGATCTACTGCCCCCTCAGCGATCAATTCCTGCACCATACATGAACAATTAAAGGTGAGAGTACATTCGATGTGACAGCGAACAAATAACTCAAGGAAGCAATCACTACCTCGATGCCGTCGGAGATGCCCTGGATGACATCCGGCATGAACTTGTAGGCCTCTGTAAGGCCCTTGCCTGCAAATAGGGGCGCATTGTAGTCGTTGCCACCAAACTCGCCAACAACGAACAGCGAGTTGGCATAGAATTCCTTGCATTCTTCTGCAAAAACATCACGAGAACGAAAGGTTCACAAGCAAATTCCCAATTATTTCACAATCAACCACCTACATAGCTGCAAAGGTGGGATTTAGACATTTACCCTTGGTGGAGTTGCAGAAGGAAGGCTTCAGATCACGGAACCACTGGATTTGGGTCATGAGGGCACCGGAGTTCCAGACGACCGCACCGAGGCCCCTAGCTTCGAAGTAGGGCGTATCGAGCGCCGTCGCGCCGGTGATGGCAAAGTTGGCCCCGTGCTTGAAGTCCGAGTGATTGGCcttggacgg
Above is a window of Triticum aestivum cultivar Chinese Spring chromosome 6B, IWGSC CS RefSeq v2.1, whole genome shotgun sequence DNA encoding:
- the LOC123137063 gene encoding GDSL esterase/lipase At5g45910; amino-acid sequence: MGKREALVAIAVVAVFLAASAGKVDAAKAAAKGKYRALFNFGDSLADVGNLLIANGVSDNLTTARLPYGQTYFGKPTGRCSDGRLVIDHLAQEFGLSLLPPSKANHSDFKHGANFAITGATALDTPYFEARGLGAVVWNSGALMTQIQWFRDLKPSFCNSTKEECKEFYANSLFVVGEFGGNDYNAPLFAGKGLTEAYKFMPDVIQGISDGIEELIAEGAVDLIVPGVMPTGCFPVYLNMLDMPAHEYGSRSGCIRQYNTFSWVHNAHLKRALEKLRPKYPNVRIIYGDYYTPVVQFILQPEKFGFYMQLPRACCGSPGSVAKAVYNFNLTAKCGEPGATACAHPSTHWSWDGIHLTEAAYGHIARGWLYGPFADQPIVQSP